One genomic window of Thermoflexus hugenholtzii JAD2 includes the following:
- a CDS encoding GYD domain-containing protein, with translation MAIYIMLSTLTGEGAETIRERPERILEVNREVEAMGVKVLAQYAVLGPYDFVNVVEAPDNETVARVSVELAARGSVKIMTLPAIPIEEFIRRVKG, from the coding sequence ATGGCGATCTATATCATGCTCAGCACGTTGACAGGCGAGGGGGCGGAGACGATCCGGGAGCGCCCCGAGCGGATCCTGGAGGTCAACCGCGAGGTGGAGGCGATGGGGGTGAAGGTCCTGGCCCAGTATGCGGTGCTGGGGCCGTATGATTTCGTGAACGTCGTGGAAGCCCCCGACAACGAGACGGTGGCCCGGGTCTCCGTGGAGCTGGCCGCGCGGGGCAGCGTGAAGATCATGACGTTGCCGGCCATCCCCATCGAGGAGTTCATCCGTCGGGTGAAGGGCTGA